Within Acidobacteriota bacterium, the genomic segment TCGATCAGGGGACGGTCGACGCGCCAGTGCGCGTCGAGCCAGGCCGAGACCTCGCGCCGGATTTGGTCCGGTGTCATGCCGCGCCCTCGAGCATCGTCATCATCCGTTCGCGATGGATCGCCGGCGTGCCGAACAGCACCTCCGATCCCTTCGCGCGCTTGAACCAGAGGTGGGTGTCGTTCTCCCAGGTGAAGCCGATCCCGCCCCGCAACTGGATCGCCGCTCGCGCCGCGCTCATGTAGGCGTCGGCGGCGGCCGCCTTCGCCATGCTGGCGGCGTAGGGCTCGCCCTCTCCCGCGTCCAGGCCGCGCGCGGAATGGTAGGTGACCGCCCGCGCCAGCTCGATCTCCAGGAGCAGGTCGGCGCAACGGTGCTTGAGGGCCTGGAAGGAGCCGATCGGCCTGCCGAACTGGAAGCGCTGCTTCGTGTACGCGACGGTGGACTCGAACAGGTGCTGCGCGCCGCCGATCATCTCGTGGGCCAGAGCCGAACAGACCCTGTCCCAAAGCCGGTTCAGCGACTGCCGGGTCAGTTGGCCGATCGCGCGACTCGGCGTGCCGCCGAAGGTCACTCGGGAGAGCTTGCGGGTCTGGTCCACTACCTCGAGCGGTGCGATGTCGAGACCGGCGGCGTCCGCTTCCGCCGCGTAGAGTCCCAGGCTCGAGCCGGTTCTGGCGACCACCAGCAGCAGGTCCGCCACGTGGGCATCGACGACCATCGCCGCCGTGCCGGACAGCGCTCCATCCGCTGTTGCCGCGATCGAAGCGCCGACGCCGGCCGGGCTGTTCACGTCGTCGAGGACCAGGGTCGCGATCGTCGAACCCGTCGCGATTCCCGGCAGAAGCTCTGTCCGGTCCGCTTCGTTTGCCGCCTCCAGCAGCGCGCCGCCGGCCATCACGGCGGAGGCCAGGAACGGCCCGCAGAACAACGTTCGCCCCATCTCCTCGGCGACGATGCCGAGCTCGACCGCGCCGCCGCCGGCACCGCCGTAGGCCTCGGGAACGTGGACGCCGACAAGCCCCGCATCGCCGCAGAGTTCCTGCCAGATCTCCGGGTCATAGCCCCGGTCGGAGGCCATTCGCTCCCGGACGGCCGTGGTCGGCGACTTCTCGCGGAGCGCCCGCGACACGATGTCGCGAAGTAGCTGTTGCTCGGGCGAGAACTCGATCTGCAAGGCGCTCCTCCAGACGGCCGGCGATAGAGTCGGCGTTGGGCCGAACCTTGGCCGCACTCCTCCTGGGTCGCCAAGCACAACCCTACCTAAAGCCCCTACGCATGACGCAGTCGAGCCGATCGGATTCGGGGAGTGACCCGGGCACCCGGCGTCCGCGCCGCACCCAGGCCGAACGTCGCGCCGAGTCCGAGCGCGAGATCCTCCGCGCGGCCGCGCTGCTGTTCGGCCGCCAGGGCTACACCGCGACGACGCTGGAGCAGATCGGCAAGGAGGCCGGCGACTCCAGCGCTCTCGTGTCGCTGCGCTACGGCTCCAAGGAGGGAATCGTCGAAGCGATCCTCGCCCGTTCGCAGACCCGCGTCGGCAGCGAAGTGTTCGAGCCCGAAGAAGGAGTCACCGGGCTCGCCAGCCTGAGCCGCATCTTCACCGGTTACTCCGAACTGCTACGCGACGCCGAACACTGGATGCGAGCACTGTTCATGCTGATGGCGGATTCCCTCGGGCCCCTGAACGCGAAGATCGACCTGTTTCGGGCCAGCAACGACCGTTTCGCGGCGGCGATCGAACAGGCCATTCGCGAGGGCCAGGAGGCCGGCGAGATCAGGACCGACCTCGACTCGGCCGGGACGGCGTTCGAGATACTCGCTGCGGTGCGAGGCACGACTCTCCTCTGGCTGCTCGACCCCGACAACATCGATCTCGTCGCGGCGATCGAAGACCTCCGCGTCAGCGTCGAGGATCGACTCTCAGCCTGACCCCAGCAGGGCGTGATGGTGCACCCTGGAGGAGTCGAACCCCCAACCTTCGGATCCGTAGTCCGACGCTCTATCCAGTTGAGCTAAGGGTGCACAGCGCCGCCGCTCCGCGCGAGTGCGGAACCCTAGCAGCTTGTCGGTCCAAGGGGGATTATAGCGCTGTTTAGCCGAGCCGGACCCTGGTACTCGGTACGGAACGGATCGAGAAGCTGATCCGCGCCCACTCCTGAGCTCAGGCGAAGCCGACGAGGCGCCGGATCTCGGCCGCCTTCGGTTCGGCGACCGCCCGAGCCCGCTCCGCGCCGATGGCCAGCAACCGGTCGAGTTCGTCCGGCGCGGACATCAGCTCCTCGTACCGCTGCCGGATCGGCGTGACGATCTCGACCAGGGTCTCCGCAACGGTCCCCTTCAGATCGCCGTAACCACGGGCCGCAGCGAAGTCGTCCAGCACCTCCTCGCGACCGCGACCGGTGATCGCCTGGTA encodes:
- a CDS encoding acyl-CoA/acyl-ACP dehydrogenase; this encodes MQIEFSPEQQLLRDIVSRALREKSPTTAVRERMASDRGYDPEIWQELCGDAGLVGVHVPEAYGGAGGGAVELGIVAEEMGRTLFCGPFLASAVMAGGALLEAANEADRTELLPGIATGSTIATLVLDDVNSPAGVGASIAATADGALSGTAAMVVDAHVADLLLVVARTGSSLGLYAAEADAAGLDIAPLEVVDQTRKLSRVTFGGTPSRAIGQLTRQSLNRLWDRVCSALAHEMIGGAQHLFESTVAYTKQRFQFGRPIGSFQALKHRCADLLLEIELARAVTYHSARGLDAGEGEPYAASMAKAAAADAYMSAARAAIQLRGGIGFTWENDTHLWFKRAKGSEVLFGTPAIHRERMMTMLEGAA
- a CDS encoding TetR/AcrR family transcriptional regulator, with amino-acid sequence MTQSSRSDSGSDPGTRRPRRTQAERRAESEREILRAAALLFGRQGYTATTLEQIGKEAGDSSALVSLRYGSKEGIVEAILARSQTRVGSEVFEPEEGVTGLASLSRIFTGYSELLRDAEHWMRALFMLMADSLGPLNAKIDLFRASNDRFAAAIEQAIREGQEAGEIRTDLDSAGTAFEILAAVRGTTLLWLLDPDNIDLVAAIEDLRVSVEDRLSA